In a single window of the Planctomycetia bacterium genome:
- a CDS encoding Rrf2 family transcriptional regulator has protein sequence MLSTTAQYALRAFVYIAAQDGKTPVLAKEIAAHTGVPSQYLSRILNTAVRAGLLDSSRGVGGGFRLTKPRNKIKLLDILSPYDDVLDRSRCPFGQPRCNDDRPCGFHEYWKPISMAYHQMLEETTLAEIGQEGLSGRPHRRK, from the coding sequence ATGTTATCCACGACCGCACAATATGCGCTTCGCGCCTTCGTCTATATCGCCGCGCAGGACGGAAAAACTCCGGTGCTGGCGAAGGAAATCGCCGCGCATACCGGAGTGCCCTCCCAATACTTGTCGCGGATCCTGAACACCGCCGTCCGGGCAGGCCTCCTCGATTCATCCCGCGGCGTCGGCGGCGGTTTTCGCCTGACGAAGCCGCGCAACAAGATCAAGCTCCTTGACATTCTGTCCCCCTACGATGACGTGCTGGACCGGTCCCGTTGTCCCTTCGGCCAGCCTCGTTGCAATGACGACCGCCCCTGCGGCTTTCACGAATACTGGAAGCCGATCTCAATGGCCTATCACCAGATGCTCGAGGAAACAACCCTCGCCGAAATCGGCCAGGAGGGCCTGAGCGGACGGCCGCATCGGAGAAAATAA